In Halobacteriovorax marinus SJ, the following proteins share a genomic window:
- a CDS encoding arginase family protein, protein MIIYNKEFDLSLDKFGIEVPILDDRSSRCFFELQKLVPNLKEVELSSLKEITKEDLLRVHTRELVDRLFTRDRAQAIIDCYELIDDAGEYHRYDPNKSELELGNLVDKFILQTKGTYATLEGAFSNGFAFGLCGGMHHGMSDRSRGFCLINDIIICARKFQSLEKNLKFSIIDIDAHKGCGSAELTHNDPSIETLSIHMKDGWPLSEECGDGPWRIPSTIDIGISAGEENSYLEKLQEGLEQLKNLEIAIVVAGADPYDGDVLESARGIQLSKEQMLERDLLVYEFLKSRNIPQAWVMAGGYGPKTWEIYYQFLKSIREEELS, encoded by the coding sequence ATGATTATTTATAATAAAGAATTTGATTTAAGTTTAGATAAGTTTGGAATTGAAGTACCAATTCTAGACGATCGCTCTAGTCGTTGTTTTTTTGAATTACAGAAATTAGTTCCAAATCTAAAAGAAGTAGAATTAAGTTCCCTAAAAGAAATTACCAAAGAAGATCTCTTGCGCGTCCATACCCGAGAGTTAGTAGATAGGTTATTTACTAGAGATAGAGCGCAGGCAATAATAGATTGTTATGAGCTTATTGATGACGCCGGCGAGTATCATCGATATGATCCAAATAAATCTGAACTAGAACTTGGAAATTTAGTCGATAAATTTATTCTTCAAACAAAAGGGACCTACGCTACACTAGAGGGAGCATTCTCAAATGGTTTTGCCTTTGGGCTATGTGGTGGAATGCACCATGGAATGAGTGATCGCTCAAGAGGCTTCTGTTTAATAAATGATATTATTATCTGCGCTCGTAAGTTTCAGTCCTTAGAAAAGAATTTAAAATTTTCAATTATAGATATCGATGCACATAAAGGATGCGGAAGTGCTGAGCTGACTCACAATGATCCAAGCATAGAGACATTGAGCATTCACATGAAAGATGGATGGCCTCTAAGTGAAGAGTGCGGTGATGGTCCATGGCGAATCCCTTCTACTATCGATATTGGAATCTCGGCGGGTGAAGAGAATTCATACTTAGAGAAACTCCAAGAAGGACTAGAGCAGCTGAAGAATTTAGAAATTGCGATTGTTGTTGCTGGGGCTGACCCTTATGACGGTGATGTTCTTGAAAGTGCTAGGGGAATTCAATTATCAAAAGAGCAAATGCTAGAGAGGGATCTCTTAGTTTATGAATTTCTTAAGAGTCGAAATATTCCCCAAGCCTGGGTTATGGCCGGTGGTTACGGGCCAAAGACTTGGGAGATATATTATCAATTTCTTAAATCAATTCGTGAGGAAGAACTCTCTTAA
- a CDS encoding HAD-IG family 5'-nucleotidase, translating to MIHLTKGVIQMSVYVNRILNMKKIKAIGFDMDYTLVRYNTENFERLTYSLVKENLVKVLGYPKEILDLEFDFQLVQQGLVIDKLRGNLLHVSRFGKVKKAQHGLGPISFEEQNEAYANRVIDLSDESFQSLDTAFSVSNGILYAQIVDLKEKGVEVPRYDLLADHIKEAIDICHSDGSLKSQVKANMSEYIIQDEKLVAQLEMYKKCGKKLIIITNSEYYYCKDLLEYTIDPFLKEHKSWRDLFEITITLSSKPRFFHFKNHYLRIDPETALMTNHEGPITPGVYQGGNAGKLQEDLGLKGSEILYLGDHIYGDVLSLKKTFGWRTALVVEPLEDEIEAIKKSEPTQKKIDSLMQEKEVLEDNLDDLEMSKYRGESYDKDEVSKIYAKIDKVNNSISKELENYRKCFNPHWGELMRAGQEESRFADQIEKYACVYMGRVSDLLENSPRTYFRPIKRVLPHELI from the coding sequence ATGATTCATTTGACTAAAGGAGTCATACAGATGAGTGTTTATGTTAACAGAATATTAAATATGAAAAAGATCAAGGCCATTGGTTTTGATATGGACTATACATTAGTTCGCTATAATACAGAAAATTTTGAAAGGCTTACCTACTCTCTCGTAAAAGAGAATTTGGTTAAAGTCTTAGGTTACCCAAAAGAAATTCTAGATCTAGAATTTGACTTTCAACTTGTTCAACAAGGTCTAGTGATTGATAAACTACGTGGTAACCTTCTTCATGTTTCTAGATTTGGAAAAGTTAAAAAAGCGCAACACGGACTTGGTCCAATTTCCTTTGAAGAGCAAAATGAAGCTTACGCCAATAGAGTCATTGATCTAAGCGATGAGAGTTTTCAATCTCTCGATACAGCATTCTCTGTATCAAATGGTATTCTCTACGCTCAAATTGTTGACCTAAAAGAAAAAGGTGTTGAAGTTCCAAGATATGACCTCCTAGCAGATCATATCAAAGAGGCCATTGATATTTGTCACTCAGACGGTTCTCTAAAGAGCCAAGTAAAGGCCAATATGAGTGAGTATATTATTCAAGACGAGAAGCTTGTAGCCCAGCTTGAGATGTATAAGAAGTGTGGTAAGAAATTAATTATTATTACCAACTCTGAGTACTATTACTGCAAAGACTTACTTGAGTATACAATTGATCCTTTCCTAAAAGAGCACAAAAGCTGGAGAGATTTATTTGAAATTACAATTACTCTCTCTAGTAAGCCACGCTTCTTCCACTTTAAGAATCACTACCTAAGAATTGATCCTGAGACGGCCCTTATGACGAATCATGAAGGACCAATTACTCCAGGGGTTTATCAAGGTGGAAACGCTGGAAAGCTTCAAGAAGATTTAGGTCTTAAAGGCTCTGAGATTCTCTATCTTGGTGACCATATTTATGGAGATGTTCTCTCATTAAAGAAAACTTTTGGATGGAGAACTGCGCTCGTGGTTGAACCACTTGAAGACGAGATTGAGGCCATAAAAAAGAGTGAGCCTACTCAAAAGAAGATTGACTCTCTAATGCAAGAGAAGGAAGTTCTAGAAGACAATCTTGATGACTTAGAGATGAGTAAGTATAGAGGCGAATCTTACGATAAAGATGAAGTAAGTAAAATCTATGCGAAAATTGATAAGGTAAATAATTCGATTTCAAAAGAATTAGAAAACTATAGAAAGTGCTTTAATCCTCACTGGGGAGAATTGATGAGAGCAGGTCAAGAAGAGAGCCGCTTTGCAGATCAAATTGAGAAGTACGCCTGTGTTTACATGGGTAGAGTTTCTGATCTCTTAGAAAACTCACCAAGAACATACTTTAGACCAATTAAGAGAGTTCTTCCTCACGAATTGATTTAA
- a CDS encoding outer membrane lipoprotein-sorting protein, with protein sequence MSSVFKFCLILILSLGASHSLAETTEEKGLRIAKEAEARNNGFIGDESDLEMILIDAYGSKIIRKMQGKVLEVENDGDKSLNIFLNPKDVKGTKMLTWSHKKDDDNQWLYLPSLKRVKKISSRNKSSSFMGSEFSYEDIGSQEIEKYKFNFIKDGKSADGEDVHIIERVPVANSGYSKQVVQISKKHLNAVHVSYYDRKNELLKTADMSDFKKYTVAGKELWRASNIHMKNVQTKKESIFKWNNRKLGVKFKENLFTKRALKR encoded by the coding sequence ATGAGTTCTGTATTTAAATTCTGTTTGATTCTTATTTTATCTTTAGGTGCGAGCCATTCTTTAGCTGAAACAACTGAGGAAAAGGGTTTGCGTATCGCTAAAGAAGCTGAAGCAAGAAATAATGGCTTCATTGGTGATGAATCAGATTTAGAGATGATTCTTATTGATGCTTATGGCTCAAAAATTATTAGAAAAATGCAGGGCAAAGTTTTAGAAGTAGAAAATGATGGTGATAAGTCTCTAAATATTTTTCTTAACCCTAAAGATGTTAAGGGAACTAAAATGCTTACTTGGTCACATAAGAAAGATGATGACAATCAATGGCTCTATCTTCCTTCTCTTAAGAGAGTGAAAAAAATCTCATCAAGAAATAAGTCTTCTTCATTTATGGGAAGTGAATTCTCTTATGAAGATATTGGATCTCAAGAAATTGAAAAGTATAAATTTAACTTCATCAAAGATGGTAAATCAGCAGATGGTGAAGACGTTCATATTATTGAAAGAGTACCAGTTGCTAATAGTGGATATTCAAAGCAAGTCGTTCAGATCTCTAAGAAGCATTTAAATGCAGTTCATGTTTCTTATTACGATAGAAAAAATGAACTTTTAAAGACTGCTGATATGAGTGACTTTAAGAAGTACACAGTTGCTGGAAAAGAATTGTGGAGAGCTTCAAATATTCACATGAAGAATGTTCAGACAAAGAAAGAGTCTATCTTTAAGTGGAATAATAGAAAGCTTGGCGTAAAGTTTAAAGAGAACCTCTTCACTAAGAGGGCACTTAAGCGATGA
- a CDS encoding SIR2 family protein gives MKLNDVLLVIGAGAHVPYGFPTGAQLREDILELEEAGFNYHTRTISHYADDIRKGYELFNSVGMIVYKDDEFFKDAEQNSSNWKEIYITKQVREFVKVFRESQNPSIDSYLATFTEGTEVLPEYRLHIKIGKIIIEGIIKHYLGKISVGRKYEWIQHLFNTHYPEWTNVEYHSSAPLNIITFNYDTFFESCLEQYLKHNFLKNYRNLKTELVNIEHVYGSVKQIDTLKVIGEDRYAESLEVSNKLANIINRVKKIYFLGFGFDKSNLELLFSKANQRHLQNISMFSTNIGLNEFDTVDIEKICDGKFSIDFYENELDKVCSFSLIKDREPLLNE, from the coding sequence ATGAAGTTAAATGATGTTTTATTAGTTATTGGAGCAGGTGCACATGTTCCTTATGGATTCCCTACTGGTGCACAATTGAGAGAAGATATCTTAGAGCTAGAAGAAGCTGGCTTCAATTATCACACTCGTACAATATCTCATTATGCAGATGATATTAGGAAAGGATACGAATTATTTAATTCTGTAGGAATGATAGTTTATAAAGATGATGAATTCTTTAAAGATGCTGAGCAGAATAGCTCTAACTGGAAAGAAATTTACATCACAAAGCAAGTAAGGGAGTTCGTAAAAGTTTTTAGAGAGTCACAGAATCCATCAATTGACTCTTATCTAGCAACGTTTACAGAAGGTACAGAAGTACTCCCTGAGTACCGGTTGCACATTAAAATTGGAAAAATAATTATTGAAGGTATTATTAAACATTATCTTGGAAAAATCTCAGTTGGACGAAAATATGAATGGATTCAACACTTATTTAACACACACTATCCAGAGTGGACAAATGTAGAATATCATAGCTCTGCACCGTTAAATATTATTACCTTCAATTACGATACCTTTTTTGAAAGTTGCTTAGAGCAATACCTCAAACACAACTTTTTAAAAAACTACAGAAACTTGAAAACTGAACTTGTTAACATAGAGCATGTGTATGGCTCGGTTAAACAAATCGATACCTTAAAGGTAATTGGTGAAGATAGATATGCTGAGAGTTTAGAAGTATCTAATAAATTAGCTAACATCATTAATAGAGTAAAGAAAATTTACTTTCTAGGGTTTGGATTTGATAAATCTAACTTAGAACTTCTTTTTTCAAAAGCTAATCAAAGGCATTTACAAAATATATCTATGTTCTCAACAAACATTGGACTTAATGAGTTTGATACTGTTGATATTGAAAAGATTTGTGATGGAAAGTTTAGTATCGATTTTTATGAGAATGAACTTGATAAGGTTTGTAGCTTCTCATTGATTAAAGACAGAGAACCCCTGTTAAATGAATAA
- a CDS encoding potassium channel family protein, producing MKKISSITFLIIIFSAAYYYQIGHYAKKYHNLYLDDISGFSISDSIINAKKLQYENKLLTLRNTVIELQGNFTNQTAASSLLSDLRHAIKTKEVKALDRHKNSTSPEFIEGVKKTILNNEKITGDINQLHAIAKKDAEETARKLTIITSKYRTHSREKKGLLLNLSDFEYFSVVTSTTTGYGDITPITNEVRLLIKNQVIFSLILIGLLVSLISLLITELLNLIFKNKVPSKN from the coding sequence ATGAAAAAAATCTCTTCCATTACTTTTTTGATCATTATTTTCTCAGCTGCTTATTACTATCAAATTGGTCATTATGCAAAGAAGTACCACAACCTCTACCTTGATGATATATCTGGCTTTAGTATTAGTGATTCAATAATTAACGCTAAAAAATTACAATACGAAAACAAACTACTTACTTTAAGAAATACAGTCATAGAGCTACAGGGCAACTTCACGAACCAGACAGCTGCCTCATCCCTGCTTTCAGACCTTAGACATGCAATAAAAACGAAAGAAGTTAAAGCTCTAGACCGACATAAAAACTCCACGTCTCCAGAATTTATAGAAGGTGTAAAAAAAACAATTTTGAATAATGAAAAGATCACAGGAGATATTAATCAACTCCACGCAATAGCGAAAAAAGATGCGGAAGAGACAGCTCGAAAACTTACTATAATCACTAGTAAATATAGAACACATTCCAGGGAGAAAAAAGGCCTACTTCTAAACCTTTCAGACTTTGAGTACTTTAGTGTAGTTACTTCAACGACCACTGGTTACGGTGACATTACTCCAATAACTAATGAAGTAAGACTTTTAATTAAAAACCAAGTAATTTTTAGTCTCATATTGATTGGGCTACTCGTTTCTCTTATTAGTTTATTAATAACTGAATTGCTGAACCTTATTTTTAAAAATAAAGTACCCAGCAAAAATTAA
- a CDS encoding FMN-binding negative transcriptional regulator translates to MFRPKHFKEDEEGKLLNFIEEYPLGLLVTGDFEANLIPITITRESGDLYLNCHVARVNTQLKSLISSNNVLIVFRGPEGYVTPNVYQTKKEHGKAVPTWNYSMVQAHGQATVIDEKDWILDQINSLTNKMEEGEEQPWKVSDAPDDYIDKLVKIVVGIKIKVERLEGVFKTSQNQPIENRIGVKKYFSEQGNLAMADLVSID, encoded by the coding sequence ATGTTTAGACCAAAACACTTTAAAGAAGATGAAGAGGGAAAACTATTGAACTTCATTGAAGAATATCCTTTGGGGCTCTTAGTTACAGGTGACTTTGAAGCTAATTTAATTCCGATAACTATTACGAGAGAATCTGGGGATTTATATTTAAATTGTCACGTTGCTAGAGTAAATACTCAGCTTAAAAGCCTTATAAGTAGTAATAATGTCCTTATCGTATTTAGAGGTCCTGAGGGTTATGTTACACCCAACGTATATCAAACGAAGAAAGAACATGGTAAAGCAGTTCCAACTTGGAATTATTCGATGGTCCAAGCTCACGGACAGGCAACGGTTATAGATGAGAAGGACTGGATCTTAGATCAAATTAATAGCTTAACTAATAAAATGGAAGAGGGAGAAGAGCAACCGTGGAAGGTTTCTGATGCTCCTGACGATTACATAGATAAATTAGTGAAAATAGTGGTTGGAATTAAAATTAAAGTTGAAAGATTAGAGGGTGTTTTCAAAACTAGTCAGAATCAACCCATTGAAAATCGTATTGGGGTCAAGAAATACTTTAGTGAACAGGGTAATCTCGCAATGGCCGATCTCGTCTCGATAGACTAA
- a CDS encoding family 14 glycosylhydrolase encodes MSTYVNGKVFNVMAPLTVDNFDHFAYELREMKKLGATGVSTDVWWGLVEKQDQQFDWSYYDKLSSLIIDSGLKWVPILSFHQCGGNVGDTCNIPIPSWLWSKYGQGAMTKSEQGNFSKEFLSVWTTKKAISDYSDFMSAFKNHFHNKKNDIYEINISLGPAGELRYPSYNSHDQNTGYPTRGAIQAYSSSAIQSFKQYIKEKYKTVGALNNSWGFNLNSFELVMPPTPSLFYSKEEQETKYGQDFYEWYSKSLRDHGRELLSLAVDTFRNYGNAQLGVKVPGIHWRVAPGGDRMAELNAGLISTDQNIYSDKTGHGYNRIISMISDLKKEKGFDLINLHFTCLEMDNNEGPEYAQSYAKALVFWVAQEAQRQGVRILGENALAGTLYSQRAWDNIENALLFGGYDGVTFLRMGNVLGSSTGRSNFRNLVETF; translated from the coding sequence ATGTCAACTTACGTTAATGGGAAAGTCTTTAATGTAATGGCACCACTAACTGTCGATAATTTCGATCATTTTGCTTATGAGCTAAGGGAGATGAAGAAGCTTGGGGCAACAGGCGTGAGTACTGATGTTTGGTGGGGACTTGTTGAAAAGCAAGATCAACAATTTGATTGGAGCTATTACGATAAGCTAAGTTCATTAATAATTGATAGTGGTCTTAAGTGGGTTCCAATTCTATCATTTCATCAGTGCGGAGGAAATGTCGGCGATACTTGTAATATTCCGATTCCAAGTTGGCTTTGGAGTAAATACGGTCAAGGCGCAATGACAAAGAGTGAACAGGGAAATTTTTCAAAGGAGTTTCTCTCTGTATGGACAACGAAGAAGGCCATCTCTGATTATAGTGATTTTATGTCAGCCTTTAAGAATCACTTCCATAATAAGAAAAATGATATTTATGAAATTAATATAAGTCTAGGTCCAGCTGGTGAGCTACGTTATCCTTCATATAATTCTCACGATCAAAATACAGGGTACCCAACAAGAGGGGCCATACAAGCATATTCATCTTCTGCAATTCAAAGTTTCAAACAATATATAAAAGAGAAGTATAAGACCGTTGGAGCACTTAATAACTCTTGGGGATTTAATTTGAATTCATTTGAATTAGTCATGCCTCCAACACCGTCATTATTTTATAGTAAAGAAGAGCAGGAAACAAAGTACGGACAAGACTTCTATGAGTGGTATTCTAAGAGTCTAAGAGATCATGGTAGAGAATTACTTTCTCTTGCAGTTGATACTTTTAGAAATTATGGAAATGCTCAACTAGGAGTAAAGGTTCCTGGTATACATTGGAGAGTCGCTCCTGGTGGGGATAGGATGGCCGAGTTGAATGCAGGGCTTATCTCTACAGATCAAAATATTTATAGTGATAAAACTGGTCATGGTTATAATCGAATTATTTCTATGATTAGTGATCTAAAGAAAGAGAAAGGTTTTGATTTGATTAACCTTCACTTCACTTGTCTTGAGATGGATAATAACGAAGGGCCAGAGTACGCACAGAGCTACGCTAAGGCACTTGTTTTTTGGGTTGCTCAAGAGGCACAGAGGCAAGGAGTAAGAATTCTTGGTGAAAATGCTCTTGCTGGAACACTTTACTCTCAAAGGGCCTGGGATAATATTGAAAATGCATTACTCTTCGGTGGCTATGATGGAGTTACTTTTTTGAGAATGGGTAATGTACTAGGTAGTTCAACGGGGCGATCTAACTTTAGAAACTTAGTAGAAACTTTCTAG
- a CDS encoding nucleoside/nucleotide kinase family protein: protein MVREKLITEICKKIISLKLDHPIKVAIDGVTASGKTTFADDIAHALTQMGEEVHRTSLDGFHNYRRIRYQKGRSSPEGYYFDAYNYTAIIEHLLNPLVGKEEFFFRTQVLDLKEDKESLSPKVKISKDGILIVDGSFSLREELFSHWDYTIYLRVEMKCAQKRAGQRDKALFGSNELAEQTTRDRYHAAHRIHNELEKPWEKADIVVDNNEPKKAYLIE from the coding sequence ATGGTTAGAGAAAAATTAATTACTGAAATTTGTAAAAAAATTATAAGTCTAAAATTAGATCATCCTATAAAGGTGGCCATCGACGGAGTTACTGCATCTGGCAAGACGACATTCGCTGATGATATCGCTCATGCTCTCACTCAAATGGGCGAAGAAGTACACAGAACTTCTCTTGATGGTTTTCACAATTATCGTAGGATTAGATATCAAAAAGGAAGAAGCTCTCCTGAAGGGTACTATTTCGACGCCTACAACTACACTGCAATTATAGAGCACTTATTAAATCCTCTTGTAGGTAAAGAGGAATTCTTTTTTAGAACACAAGTTTTAGATTTAAAAGAAGATAAAGAGTCACTCTCGCCGAAAGTTAAGATTTCAAAAGATGGTATACTCATTGTAGATGGTTCTTTCTCTCTTAGAGAGGAGCTATTCTCTCATTGGGATTATACTATATATCTTCGAGTTGAAATGAAGTGTGCACAGAAAAGGGCAGGGCAAAGAGATAAAGCTCTCTTTGGTTCTAATGAATTAGCAGAGCAAACAACACGAGACAGGTATCATGCAGCTCACCGTATTCATAATGAACTAGAAAAGCCTTGGGAGAAAGCAGATATTGTAGTGGATAATAATGAACCGAAAAAGGCCTACCTTATCGAGTAA
- a CDS encoding HupE/UreJ family protein, producing MFKFFIGALTFFYSVSSIAHGISEDAKRAMIEGGYLKYIILGVEHMITGYDHLLFLFGVIFFLKTFKDIIKFISVFTLGHSITLIFATFMGITANYWLIDAVIATSVIYKGFDNNNGFQKYFGLEKSPNLIWMVFIFGLIHGFGLSTRLQQLPLGEKGFSMLVRILSFNVGVELGQIAGLIVMLLIITQLRKLSNFKVFSRVFNDGIIFAGFMLLLMQLHGYLHTSKPDEFGFSEDYHIHHHMKIEEKNQQDYTHDNL from the coding sequence ATGTTTAAATTTTTCATAGGCGCTCTTACTTTTTTCTATAGTGTAAGTTCTATTGCACACGGAATTAGTGAAGACGCAAAACGTGCGATGATTGAAGGGGGATATTTAAAGTATATTATTCTCGGTGTAGAGCACATGATTACTGGATATGACCATTTATTATTTTTATTTGGAGTTATATTCTTTTTAAAAACTTTTAAAGATATCATTAAGTTCATAAGTGTTTTTACGCTTGGACATAGTATCACGTTGATATTTGCTACGTTTATGGGAATCACCGCAAATTATTGGTTGATTGATGCTGTAATTGCCACATCTGTAATCTATAAAGGGTTCGATAATAACAATGGATTTCAAAAATACTTTGGATTAGAAAAATCTCCAAATCTAATTTGGATGGTTTTTATTTTTGGTCTTATTCATGGTTTTGGTCTCTCAACAAGACTTCAGCAGTTGCCACTAGGGGAGAAGGGGTTCTCTATGCTTGTGCGTATTCTTTCATTTAATGTTGGTGTTGAGTTAGGCCAAATAGCTGGACTAATTGTTATGCTCTTAATTATTACTCAGCTTCGAAAGTTGAGTAACTTTAAAGTATTTTCCAGAGTTTTCAATGATGGAATTATTTTTGCCGGCTTTATGCTTCTTTTGATGCAACTACATGGATATCTCCATACATCTAAACCTGATGAGTTTGGATTTAGTGAAGATTATCACATACATCATCACATGAAGATAGAAGAGAAGAATCAACAAGACTATACACACGATAATTTATAG
- a CDS encoding DUF6488 family protein: protein MKNIFLIITVCFSFSVLAGPGHGHGHSHSHSKNEVSKERTGEFGRQHIQRLVKKGKLDSSWLKSTFNKSEKKVFGKNTEWVVTFNNKNGLKGKTLFIFLRLNGDFIAANFTGK, encoded by the coding sequence ATGAAGAATATATTTTTAATAATAACGGTTTGCTTTAGCTTTTCTGTTCTGGCAGGACCTGGACATGGTCACGGGCATTCTCATTCCCATTCTAAGAACGAAGTTTCAAAAGAACGTACTGGAGAATTTGGTCGCCAGCATATACAAAGGCTTGTAAAGAAAGGAAAGCTAGACTCTAGTTGGTTAAAATCTACTTTTAACAAATCAGAGAAGAAAGTATTTGGTAAAAATACAGAATGGGTTGTTACTTTTAATAATAAAAATGGGCTGAAGGGAAAGACATTGTTCATCTTTTTAAGATTAAACGGTGACTTTATTGCGGCTAATTTTACAGGAAAGTAA
- a CDS encoding GNAT family N-acetyltransferase, with translation MSDLTIEYFLYDQISSDIVKEIVSMEREIFPSPMKEEKIARELSSKFNITILIAYEEGNPIGYKVGFERSKRIYYSWIGGVIPIHRGKGIASELMRRQHQIITEMGYRVVCTQTSNSFKPMVILNLNSGFDIKGVIQSTGDDYLTIVMEKALS, from the coding sequence ATGAGTGATTTAACAATTGAATACTTTCTATATGATCAGATTAGTTCCGATATTGTTAAGGAGATTGTATCAATGGAGCGAGAAATTTTTCCCAGTCCAATGAAGGAAGAAAAAATAGCTCGTGAATTAAGCTCTAAATTCAATATCACTATTTTGATTGCATATGAAGAAGGAAACCCTATTGGTTATAAAGTTGGCTTTGAGAGGTCTAAGAGAATTTATTATAGCTGGATAGGAGGAGTGATCCCAATCCATCGAGGAAAGGGGATTGCTAGTGAGTTAATGAGGAGACAGCATCAAATAATTACTGAGATGGGTTATAGAGTAGTTTGTACTCAAACAAGTAATTCTTTTAAGCCTATGGTTATCCTAAATTTAAATTCTGGTTTTGATATTAAAGGAGTTATTCAAAGTACAGGTGATGATTATTTAACTATCGTTATGGAAAAGGCACTCTCGTAA